The following coding sequences lie in one Aspergillus luchuensis IFO 4308 DNA, chromosome 8, nearly complete sequence genomic window:
- a CDS encoding transcription factor domain-containing protein (COG:S;~EggNog:ENOG410PRR3;~InterPro:IPR036864,IPR001138;~PFAM:PF00172;~TransMembrane:1 (o515-533i);~go_function: GO:0000981 - DNA-binding transcription factor activity, RNA polymerase II-specific [Evidence IEA];~go_function: GO:0008270 - zinc ion binding [Evidence IEA];~go_process: GO:0006355 - regulation of transcription, DNA-templated [Evidence IEA]) yields MSSRKPISCRRCQQKKIRCNRIDPRCDKCDAVGAECTYLPRKPRSAKKRLIDDKEILSEILRRLERLEDHCMIDSDPDQPADASGSMSIASDNDTSQSALPRSVGSPLPAAQGVAQTILKGLKDENMRSLLSSNVFCHLKTVESRFWGNEKCIQAIEVAMREISELDNVETEKPKASPTITKETAHKWIELYYDTYQFEGFRIPFEKEFILSLPDLLHNPHVHLDPTIRIVYYNVLFQGFLVDPDPYHNRGAIVEFLCRSCMDLTESWLARIKDTPADLFAAFFMMSMSLEACNSELSWRIVAESVKISRALGYFSVDADQPTPGQQIVRPGGPPNPESEIEKNRMRFEFWHLLRTDCVFRLSFGKPALITDGSWTVNFPDPSITGVDHASTRFIQIHFFASMRLTLVLIKYLDLVDSEPDVDTPQYDRTIDGLIAEVQTIMSDWSPEELLTTTTNRMDTWFCVDILFSSYKMLIVFYQAKKCNQDSQFLPYHTVDIARKSLQMSRSIMSSSTHPYWGISLILLHQFVPLFIVSMNMIGSPECENAEADLDLVSWFNNFVVTAAQERSELKPLSIMMKAMTIASQNSVAGSH; encoded by the exons GCTAATAGATGACAAAGAGATCCTCTCCGAGATCCTTAGACGACTGGAGCGTCTAGAGGACCACTGTATGATTGACTCAGATCCAGATCAGCCCGCAGATGCATCTGGTTCAATGTCTATCGCCTCAGATAATGACACCTCGCAAAGCGCTCTGCCCCGCAGTGTTGGGTCTCCCCTACCGGCAGCACAGGGCGTAGCTCAGACTATCTTGAAAGGTCTAAAGGACGAGAATATGAGGTCACTCCTCAGTTCCAATGTGTTTTGTCACCTCAAGACAGTGGAGTCGCGCTTCTGGGGAAACGAAAAGTGCATCCAGGCCATCGAGGTCGCCATGCGGGAGATCTCGGAGTTGGACAATGTAGAGACCGAAAAGCCCAAGGCAtcacccaccatcaccaaagAAACCGCACACAAATGGATAGAAT TATATTATGATACATATCAGTTCGAGGGTTTTCGAATTCCCTTTGAGAAGGAGTTCATTCTTTCACTCCCAGATCTGCTTCATAACCCACATGTTCATCTCGACCCGACAATACGAATTGTCTACTACAATGTTCTCTTCCAGGGCTTTTTGGTAGACCCGGATCCCTATCACAACAGAGGCGCCATCGTGGAATTCCTTTGTCGCTCCTGTATGGACTTGACAGAAAGCTGGCTGGCCCGGATCAAGGATACGCCTGCAGACTTGTTCGCTGCCTTCTTTATG ATGTCCATGTCTCTTGAAGCTTGCAACAGTGAACTATCTTGGAGGATCGTTGCCGAGTCTGTAAAGATTTCCCGAGCTCTTGGGTACTTCTCTGTTGATGccgaccaaccaacccccggCCAGCAGATCGTTCGACCTGGCGGTCCCCCCAACCCTGAAAGCGAAATTGAGAAGAACAGAATGCGCTTTGAATTCTGGCACTTGCTACGAACGGACTGTGTCTTCCGTCTGTCCTTTGGTAAACCGGCGCTCATCACCGACGGGTCCTGGACGGTGAATTTCCCGGATCCTAGTATCACAGGAGTTGATCACGCATCCACTCGGTTTATACAAATCCACTTTTTCGCTTCCATGCGTCTCACGTTGGTCTTGATCAAATATCTGGACCTGGTAGATTCGGAGCCCGACGTGGACACTCCGCAGTACGATAGGACAATCGACGGTCTTATTGCCGAGGTGCAAACCATCATGTCCGACTGGTCGCCG GAGGAACTCCTCACTACGACGACAAACCGCATGGATACCTGGTTTTGTGTGGACATTCTATTCAGCAGCTACAAAATGCTCATTGTTTTCTATCAGGCAAAGAAGTGTAACCAAGACAGTCAGTTTCTACCATACCACACGGTTGACATTGCACGAAAGAGTCTGCAAATGTCCCGGTCTATTATGTCATCCTCTACACACCCATATTGGGGAATCAG CcttatccttcttcatcaattCGTGCCACTATTCATAGTCTCTATGAATATGATTGGGTCTCCTGAGTGTGAGAATGCAGAAGCGGATCTCGACTTGGTGTCTTGGTTTAACAACTTCGTCGTAACAGCCGCGCAGGAGCGGAGCGAGCTTAAGCCGTTGAGTATTATGATGAAGGCAATGACGATAGCCTCTCAAAACTCGGTGGCAGGCTCACATTGA
- a CDS encoding uncharacterized protein (COG:H;~EggNog:ENOG410PH96;~InterPro:IPR001613,IPR036188,IPR002937;~PFAM:PF13450,PF01593;~go_function: GO:0016491 - oxidoreductase activity [Evidence IEA];~go_process: GO:0055114 - oxidation-reduction process [Evidence IEA]): MTSRDGYQWTPETGLTQGVPSLGVISPPTNIKDEDKDGPWDVIVIGGGYCGLTATRDLTVAGFKTLLLEARDRIGGRSWSSNIDGYPYEMGGTWVHWHQSHVWREITRYKMHNALSPSFNFSRGVNHFQLRTNPTSSTYMTHEAEDELLRSALHKFTNVDGTNGRTVLPFPHDMFYVPEFRKYDEMSYAERIEQIKDELSLNERSSLEAFILLCSGGRMENSSFGEFLHWWAMSGYTYQGCMDCLISYKFTEGQSAFARRFWEEAMGTGRLGYVFECPVRSVVDEKGGRGVRVTARDGREFVAKRVVCTIPLNVLSTIQFSPALATEKVSAMQAGHVNMCTKVHAEVDNKDMRSWTGIAYPFNKLCYAIGDGTTPAGNTHLVCFGTDANHIQPDEDVRETLKAVGELAPGEFGVKRLVFHNWVKDEFAKGAWFFSRPGMVSGCLDGLRERHGGVVFANSDWALGWRSFIDGAIEEGTRAARVVLEELGTKRDEVKARL; the protein is encoded by the exons ATGACCTCTCGAGACGGATATCAGTGGACACCCGAGACTGGACTCACGCAGGGAGTTCCATCGTTGGGTGTCATCTCACCACCTACTAACATCAAAGATGAGGATAAAGATGGGCCTTGGGACGTCATTGTCATTGGTGGTGGATACTGCGGATTAACTGCCACAAGGGACTTGACAGTCGCAG GCTTCAAAACCCTCCTTCTCGAAGCCCGAGACCGCATCGGCGGGCGTTCCTGGTCCTCCAACATCGACGGCTATCCCTACGAA ATGGGCGGCACCTGGGTCCACTGGCACCAATCGCACGTATGGCGCGAAATCACACGCTACAAGATGCACAACGCGCTCTCACCCTCATTCAACTTCAGCCGCGGAGTCAACCACTTCCAACTGCGCACCAACCCCACCTCATCAACCTACATGACCCACGAAGCCGAGGACGAGCTCCTCCGCTCTGCGTTGCACAAGTTCACCAATGTCGATGGCACCAACGGACGGACCGTCCTCCCCTTCCCGCATGACATGTTCTATGTTCCGGAGTTTAGGAAGTATGATGAGATGTCGTATGCGGAGCGGATTGAGCAGATCAAGGATGAGTTGAGCCTGAATGAGAGGAGTTCTCTGGAGGCGTTTATCTTGCTGTGCTCGggtggaaggatggagaatAGCTCGTTTGGAGAGTTTCTGCATTGGTGGGCGATGAGTGGGTATACGTATCAGGGGTGTATGGATTGTTTGATCAGTTACAAGTTTACGGAGGGCCAGAGTGCGTTTGCGAGGAGGTTTTGGGAGGAGGCGATGGGGACGGGGAGGTTGGGGTATGTGTTTGAGTGTCCGGTTAGGAGTGTGGTTGATGAgaagggtgggaggggagtgaGAGTGACGGCGAGGGATGGACGGGAGTTTGTTGCCAAGCGGGTGGTGTGCACTATTCCGCTTAATGTTCTCTCTACGATTCAGTTCTCGCCTGCCTTGGCTACAGAGAAGGTCTCTGCTATGCAGGCAGGGCATGTGAATATGTGTACCAAGGTGCATGCCGAAGTGGATAATAAGGATATGCGGTCGTGGACGGGCATCGCGTACCCGTTTAACAAGCTGTGCTATGCTATTGGTGATGGGACCACCCCTGCGGGAAATACGCATTTGGTGTGTTTCGGGACTGATGCGAATCATATCCAGCCCGATGAGGACGTGCGGGAGACGTTGAAGGCGGTTGGGGAGTTAGCGCCTGGGGAGTTTGGGGTGAAGCGGTTGGTGTTTCATAATTGGGTGAAGGATGAGTTTGCGAAGGGCGCGTGGTTCTTCTCGAGGCCCGGGATGGTGAGTGGGTGTTTGGACGGGTTGAGGGAGAGGcatggtggtgtggtgtttGCGAATTCGGATTGGGcgttggggtggaggagtttTATTGATGGGGCGATTGAGGAGGGGACGAGGGCTgcgagggtggtgttggaggaaTTGGGAACGAAGAGGGATGAGGTCAAGGCTCGGTTGTGA
- a CDS encoding uncharacterized protein (COG:O;~EggNog:ENOG410PKD0;~InterPro:IPR034164,IPR021109,IPR001461,IPR001969, IPR033121;~MEROPS:MER0090759;~PFAM:PF00026;~SECRETED:SignalP(1-20);~go_function: GO:0004190 - aspartic-type endopeptidase activity [Evidence IEA];~go_process: GO:0006508 - proteolysis [Evidence IEA]) — protein MYIPIGTLATASLLAGAALAAPTPSPLKARNIVRRSGSHTIYKPTPFTAPSQHKAASKYLELSKTKSKGNVNPRSAAYVTRSTSSGSSTLISLFEGEEFATSITIGSDSFDVIVDTGSSDTWVVKTGFTCIDLDTGRETSESSCDFGSTWTVDSSFVEIEGEEFAIEYGDGEYLYGVMGNETVTLADITVDQTIAVVTEAAWEGDGTTSGLTGLAYPALTSAYSTKTDEQVVYSNIITTMWEEGLIDPYFSLAIERDVSGAAGYLALGGLPPVDFIEDFTNTSILVTNIEGYSKAYDFYTINIDAVTLNGKSLTGAGGDDIQYIVDSGTTLNYLPTSISQEINAAFSPAATYSDDEGAYIVDCDATPPTHGITINGKTFYINPLDMILDAGTDDEGNTVCITGIVDGGSDTSEDLYILGDTFQKNVVTVFDIGATELRFAARENYTSNDTY, from the exons ATGTATATCCCCATCGGTACCTTGGCCACTGCCTCGCTCCTTGCCGGGGCTGCTCTGGCTGcgcccaccccctccccgctCAAGGCAAGAAACATCGTCCGCAGAAGCGGCAGCCACACCATTTACAAGCCCACTCCGTTCACCGCTCCCAGTCAACACAAGGCCGCCTCCAAGTACCTCGAGCTGAGCAAGACCAAGTCCAAGGGGAACGTGAACCCTCGTAGCGCTGCGTACGTCACACGCTCCACCAGCAGTGGCAGCTCCACCTTGATCTCCCTCTTCGAAGGCGAGGAGTTCGCTACCTCAATCACTATTGGTAGTGATTCGTTTGACGTTATCGTCGACACCGGTTCCAGTGATACCTGGGTTGTCAAGACCGGCTTCACATGTATTGATCTCGACACCGGCCGCGAGACCTCCGAGTCGAGCTGCGACTTTGGCTCTACCTGGACTGTCGATAGCTCCTTCGTGGAAATTGAGGGAGAAGAATTCGCTATCGAGTATGGCGATGGTGAGTACCTCTACGGAGTGATGGGTAACGAGACCGTCACCCTTGCCGATATCACTGTGGACCAAACCATCGCCGTGGTCACTGAGGCCGCCTGGGAAGGCGACGGAACCACCTCTGGCCTGACTGGTCTTGCGTACCCTGCCCT TACGAGCGCCTACTCCACTAAGACCGACGAGCAAGTCGTCtacagcaacatcatcaccaccatgtgggaggagggactgATTGACCCTTATTTCAGTCTGGCCATTGAGCGCGATGTCTCCGGTGCTGCTGGCTATCTTGCTCTGGGCGGTTTGCCTCCAGTAGACTTTATCGAAGACTTcaccaacacctccatcctGGTCACCAATATTGAAGGCTACTCCAAGGCCTACGACTTCTACACCATCAACATTGACGCTGTCACTCTGAACGGCAAGAGCTTGACCGGCGCTGGTGGCGACGACATCCAGTACATC GTTGATTCTGGCACCACCCTGAACTACTTGCCCACTTCCATCTCTCAGGAAATCAACGCCGCTTTCTCCCCTGCGGCGACATACTCCGACGACGAGGGCGCCTACATCGTTGACTGCGACGCCACCCCTCCCACTCAtggcatcaccatcaacggCAAGACCTTCTACATCAACCCCCTCGACATGATCCTCGATGCCGGCACCGATGACGAGGGCAACACCGTCTGCATCACCGGTATCGTTGACGGTGGCAGCGACACCTCCGAAGATCTCTACATTCTGGGCGACACCTTCCAGAAGAACGTGGTCACCGTGTTCGACATTGGCGCCACGGAGCTGAGATTCGCTGCTCGCGAGAACTACACCTCCAACGACACCTACTAG
- a CDS encoding Zn(II)2Cys6 transcription factor (COG:S;~EggNog:ENOG410PP4N;~InterPro:IPR036864,IPR021858,IPR001138;~PFAM:PF00172;~go_function: GO:0000981 - DNA-binding transcription factor activity, RNA polymerase II-specific [Evidence IEA];~go_function: GO:0008270 - zinc ion binding [Evidence IEA];~go_process: GO:0006355 - regulation of transcription, DNA-templated [Evidence IEA]), whose amino-acid sequence MVATDSGSNSQSRGCFQCSKRRIVCDRGEPTCFKCQKKGIECSGSGRFRFSPGLATRGRLKGCTIPIPDVDPKSVYQEASNTPRPIRWKDDRIRVNKRQKPRNSGKELNRNGLAVEGGSVIRGTSHAQSMSAGSRDIVSGSAQVVVRHALCNDHQPSVMEMAVGQWIAPVDHRTRESFDYFARYVAPVMVVLDISNGYRDIILPMAFEDSLLQQAVAVVAAQHLGSRHPSCRAATESSRSAIISRLRRDSLLGSPDLVFNSSTWATLIVLLVGETVTGSSEYSHLLRTLLTLAQNMKSVGNTELRDFLTKQTDMFAFLGQPLLNEDLGAERLRNPVDPSVWMASRVNADSHHYRTLSLVKQVFSKGAQIYLQRATTNQSSWHVLEELRQLLCQMSPAEPGAHGFVWSCFIAAADSVDPEHRAFFSEYLKGVYSRTMFDNIPKALDALPAIWDLQGSAKWTENLPRLSPILIM is encoded by the exons ATGGTCGCGACGGACTCCGGTAGTAACTCCCAGTCGCGAG GATGCTTTCAATGCTCGAAGCGCCGGATTGTCTGCGACAGAGGGGAACCTACCTGCTTCAAATGCCAGAAGAAAGGGATTGAATGCTCAGGATCGGGTCGCTTTCGCTTCAGCCCCGGCCTGGCGACTCGGGGAAGACTAAAAGGCTGCACGATCCCGATACCTGATGTCGACCCCAAATCCGTATACCAAGAAGCCTCAAATACCCCTCGTCCTATTCGGTGGAAGGACGATCGGATAAGAGTCAACAAAAGGCAGAAGCCTCGAAATAGCGGGAAGGAGCTGAACCGGAATGGATTGGCCGTAGAGGGGGGTTCGGTCATTAGAGGCACAAGCCATGCACAGTCAATGTCTGCTGGAAGTCGGGACATTGTCTCTGGCTCAGCACAAGTGGTGGTTAGACATGCACTATGTAATGACCACCAGCCCTCAGTAATGGAGATGGCTGTCGGCCAGTGGATCGCACCAGTCGATCACAGAACCCGCGAATCATTCGACTACTTCGCTAGATATGTCGCTCCTGTCATGGTTGTCCTCGATATATCGAATGGCTACCGGGACATCATCCTTCCCATGGCTTTCGAAGATAGCCTTCTACAGcaggctgttgctgttgttgccgcGCAACATCTTGGCTCCCGACACCCCTCGTGTCGAGCGGCAACCGAGTCCAGCCGGTCCGCAATAATCTCGCGATTACGACGTGATTCTCTGCTTGGATCACCCGACCTAGTATTTAATTCATCGACTTGGGCAACTCTGATTGTCCTACTTGTTGGGGAAACCGTTACCGGCAGCTCCGAGTATAGCCACCTGTTACGGACTCTCCTTACTCTGGCCCAAAACATGAAATCTGTCGGAAATACCGAGCTGAGAGATTTTCTCACAAAGCAGACGGACATGTTTGCGTTCCTCGGACAGCCACTTCTGAATGAGGACCTAGGCGCCGAGAGACTTAGAAACCCTGTCGACCCAAGTGTCTGGATGGCTTCGAGGGTGAATGCTGATTCGCACCATTACAGAACATTGTCGCTGGTGAAACAAGTCTTCTCAAAAGGCGCACAAATATACCTTCAACGTGCGACCACGAATCAAAGTTCCTGGCATGTACTGGAAGAGCTGCGCCAGCTTCTTTGTCAGATGAGCCCCGCGGAGCCGGGTGCTCATGGATTCGTATGGTCATGTTTCATTGCAGCAGCGGATAGCGTGGATCCCGAGCACAGAGCTTTCTTCAGCGAGTATCTGAAAGGGGTGTATTCACGAACAATGTTTGACAATATTCCCAAAGCTCTTGACGCCTTGCCTGCCATTTGGGATCTGCAGGGTTCCGCGAAGTGGACCGAAAACCTGCCCCGTCTGTCACCTATTTTGATCATGTGA
- a CDS encoding uncharacterized protein (COG:S;~EggNog:ENOG410PR2T) produces MSRRKVALILLVVAISFLGGLFALLGYRVPVFACPSLLSSSSSSSSSSPTSPFFSKSTPHGITELQCRTSPAEAQALGCVLDPLALSWVRPACYNKELTEEPLAVRNWTWTTDPWGKRHLSKSEVLDGDWEYVYVDHWYHVTHCAFLWRRMERAFHAGNLSVLDSYTAAYDHIEHCGDRLVANTGEEVVGVPAIFKYLSCRPGSLGQEPPAYWIYEGEVQYNTKKQEGLYADHMKREEE; encoded by the coding sequence ATGTCCAGGCGCAAAGTCGCTCTCATTCTTTTAGTCGTGGCTATCTCTTTTCTCGGTGGCCTTTTTGCCCTGCTGGGTTACCGCGTGCCTGTATTTGCTTGTCCttcattattatcatcatcttcttcttcctcctcttcttctccgacctcccccttcttttcaAAGTCAACACCACACGGCATTACCGAACTCCAATGTAGAACTTCCCCGGCTGAGGCCCAAGCCCTTGGCTGTGTACTAGACCCCCTAGCGCTGAGCTGGGTACGCCCAGCCTGCTACAACAAGGAGTTGACTGAGGAGCCCCTCGCCGTCAGGAACTGGACCTGGACCACAGACCCATGGGGCAAGCGTCATCTCTCTAAGTCCGAGGTGCTTGACGGTGACTGGGAATACGTCTACGTCGACCATTGGTACCATGTGACACACTGTGCCTTCTTGTGGCGGCGTATGGAGCGGGCATTTCACGCCGGAAACCTGAGTGTGTTGGATAGTTATACGGCGGCCTATGACCACATCGAACATTGTGGTGATCGGCTGGTGGCTAATACGGGCGAGGAGGTGGTTGGTGTACCGGCCATCTTCAAGTATTTATCTTGTAGACCAGGGAGTCTGGGTCAGGAGCCCCCGGCGTATTGGATCTATGAAGGGGAGGTGCAGTATAACacgaagaagcaggaaggGCTTTATGCAGATCATATGAaaagggaggaggagtag
- a CDS encoding C2H2-type zinc finger protein (InterPro:IPR036236,IPR013087;~PFAM:PF00096) — MSAHLNASHTASRQTARPTDNNKKRIIETIPCAPNSTSFNIAPSGNSLNQAALPPHNQAHAYIDPRYLNGGRFLDLTCQYPGNAGSEYNMPNALENWDFVTAVQPGLAPRGQYYQAGTQQEAIPWNTFAVPVVMTPLNSPDNSPVEGNTPLRCGWANCTDRPTFNRWGDLSRHIKTIHVFPDSYVCEVCDHTFNRKDNLREHQLRTHRF, encoded by the exons ATGTCGGCCCACCTAAACGCTTCTCATACTGCCTCTCGACAGACCGCAAGGCCAACGGACAACAATAAAAAACGCATCATTGAGACAATCCCATGCGCTCCAAATTCTACCTCCTTCAATATCGCTCCTTCAGGCAATTCGTTGAACCAAGCCGCTCTACCTCCTCATAATCAGGCTCACGCATACATCGACCCGAGGTATCTGAATGGTGGTCGCTTCCTCGATCTTACGTGCCAGTACCCAGGGAATGCTGGAAGCGAGTACAATATGCCGAACGCCTTGGAGAACTGGGATTTCGTGACCGCGGTGCAGCCAGGTCTCGCGCCCCGGGGCCAATATTACCAAGCCGGCACACAACAGGAAGCTATTCCCTGGAATACCTTCGCCGTCCCAGTAGTAATGACACCATTGAACAGTCCAGACAACAGTCCTGTGGAAGG GAATACCCCTCTCCGGTGCGGCTGGGCGAACTGCACGGACAGACCAACCTTCAATAGATGGGGGGACTTGAGCAGACACATCAAGACCATTCATGTGTTTCCTGATTCCTATGTATGTGAGGTCTGCGATCACACGTTCAATCGGAAGGACAACCTCAGGGAGCATCAGTTGCGGACCCATCGATTCTAA
- a CDS encoding uncharacterized protein (InterPro:IPR036236,IPR013087;~PFAM:PF00096) — translation MPPTIPHSDGDTSPCQDYLNRVGAPRFDPFATIASGADDQEFDHSGTTNIDHSSAHTTTSWSLPGISPDRTFTGPDTSNPLVLPFGTIHDYDECTLSCTPDWAASGCIDPSALAETTDNWPMDDVAHENPTPASQSVSLTPGNIDDHEEGTVSCTPDWAASACIGQSSSAETTDNRPMDDVAHENPTNGLQPVSPSQGGHHETSCKPARHLCLEANCGKSFSTRSDLKRHVSTVHNMTPGSRVPCTDCHKTYTRKDNMMDHYRKKHGDPNDANASK, via the exons ATGCCACCCACTATTCCTCATTCGGACGGGGACACCTCTCCTTGTCAAGACTACTTAAACCGGGTCGGAGCACCTAGATTCGATCCTTTTGCGACCATCGCTAGTGGTGCCGACGATCAGGAGTTCGATCACAGCGGCACAACCAATATTGACCACAGCAGTGCCCACACTACGACTTCTTGGTCCCTCCCTGGCATTAGCCCGGACAGGACCTTCACCGGTCCCGACACTTCGAATCCCCTTGTGCTACCCTTTGGCACTATTCACGATTATGACGAGTGTACCCTCTCATGTACCCCTGACTGGGCCGCGAGTGGCTGTATTGATCCGAGTGCCCTTGCTGAAACAACCGACAACTGGCCCATGGACGATGTCGCCCATGAGAATCCCACCCCTGCCTCCCAATCTGTATCTCTCACGCCGGGGAACATCGATGATCATGAGGAGGGCACCGTCTCATGTACCCCTGACTGGGCCGCGAGTGCCTGCATTGGTCAGAGCTCCTCTGCTGAAACAACCGACAACCGTCCCATGGACGATGTCGCCCATGAGAATCCCACCAATGGCTTGCAACCCGTGTCTCCCTCGCAGGGGGGGCACCATGAAACAAGCTGTAAACCAGC GAGGCACTTGTGCTTGGAGGCAAATTGTGGAAAATCATTCAGTACGCGTTCTGACTTGAAACGACACGTGTCTACCGTCCATAACATGACACCTGGCTCGCGCGTCCCGTGCACAGATTGCCATAAAACGTACACTCGCAAGGACAACATGATGGATCATTACAGGAAGAAACACGGGGATCCGAATGATGCGAATGCGTCAAAATAG
- a CDS encoding WD40 repeat domain-containing protein (COG:S;~EggNog:ENOG410PSJS;~InterPro:IPR015943,IPR011659;~go_function: GO:0005515 - protein binding [Evidence IEA]): protein MSCDENEYEIDQHKFLRHWKYCIRSDFASLSGVPATWEDGHPKHWGQEEAKIFLDGEATTPAISPDNQLVAVGIANDIHIFRVDTKKRIDVLRGHPGEVITLAFAPSLGGGSIDQPDAPRYLLSSQSEDEGGVHGYIIVWELAQNGKKMPPPKEEEEQPNFAAYHDETGSMHCFPGDLGSFGSQAFSPDGKTMVYVVQNMTSDYYTGQCRYSPCVTLWDVNTRSIRHQLHGHTDCVL from the coding sequence ATGTCCTGCGATGAGAATGAGTATGAAATTGACCAGCACAAATTTCTCAGACATTGGAAATACTGCATCCGTTCGGATTTCGCTTCCCTGTCTGGTGTACCGGCGACTTGGGAGGATGGCCATCCAAAACACTGGGGACAAGAGGAAGCGAAAATCTTCTTGGATGGGGAGGCGACCACCCCTGCTATAAGTCCAGACAACCAGCTGGTCGCCGTGGGAATTGCAAATGACATTCATATATTCCGTGTGGACACTAAGAAGCGGATCGATGTGTTGCGTGGACATCCAGGAGAGGTAATTACTCTCGCCTTTGCACCTTCCCTAGGTGGAGGTTCCATCGACCAGCCAGATGCGCCACGGTATTTATTATCCTCACAaagcgaagatgaaggtggagTTCATGGCTATATCATAGTGTGGGAGCTTGCTCAGAACGGCAAGAAGATGCCTCCcccgaaagaggaagaggaacaaCCAAACTTCGCTGCATACCATGACGAAACCGGCTCCATGCATTGTTTTCCAGGCGATTTGGGTTCATTTGGAAGCCAAGCCTTCAGCCCCGACGGTAAAACCATGGTTTATGTTGTCCAAAATATGACAAGCGACTATTACACTGGCCAATGCCGATATTCCCCCTGTGTCACCCTCTGGGATGTGAATACCAGGTCAATTCGACACCAGCTACATGGGCACACGGACTGTGTCCTGTGA
- a CDS encoding uncharacterized protein (COG:S;~EggNog:ENOG410PSJS;~InterPro:IPR015943,IPR036322;~go_function: GO:0005515 - protein binding [Evidence IEA]) — MSWSPDGRFLAGGLEIGALCLWDPYTGIEKQRWSLKFDDFMMQEFATIAGAQFVGDRLIFRILEGTVEVYDLDTNFKKQFTRGPNDKISRCPRGEMACSSDFKILIVPDVDRTLRFWTL; from the coding sequence ATGTCCTGGAGTCCGGATGGCAGGTTTTTGGCCGGCGGGCTTGAGATCGGTGCACTCTGCCTGTGGGACCCGTACACGGGGATAGAAAAACAGCGGTGGTCTCTGAAATTCGATGATTTCATGATGCAAGAATTTGCGACGATTGCGGGTGCGCAGTTTGTCGGTGACAGATTGATTTTTCGGATACTTGAGGGAACGGTTGAGGTATATGACTTAGATACGAACTTCAAAAAGCAATTTACTCGGGGACCTAATGATAAGATTAGCAGATGTCCTCGCGGAGAAATGGCTTGCTCGAGCGATTTCAAGATTCTCATCGTTCCCGATGTTGACCGAACCTTACGTTTCTGGACGCTGTAG